The Methanobrevibacter sp. genome segment TAATAATCTGAATAGTCTTGGTTTATACTATATGGATTATGGGAGTGTTTTAACCGGTTTCATTGGTTGGAAACATGATAAAGATACTTTGGATTTCATGAAATTAGAAATTAGTAACTGTTTAGATGCAGAACCAAGGATTTTAAATTATGATATAGAGTTACAATATAATAGTGTTGGTGAAATCAACACCTATTTAACTTTATATTATGATGAGGACTCCGAATTTAATTTAAATCTTGTTATAAGTGAAGATGGTGGTGTGGACATTGCCAATAACTGATGAAAGTTTTTATAATATTGTCGGAAATGAAATAAGCAGAACTATTTTAGTTCAACAGATGATTGATTATTATAATGAAAAATTAGAAATCGGAGAAACTAAGGTAACTGATTTCAATGAGGGTTCTGAAATAAGAAATCTTTTAGAATCCATAGCTGTTGATTTATATACTTTAATGGAAGACCAATATGAGTTATCTAAGATTGCATTCATAACAACCAGTTATGGTGAATGGTTAGATTTACACGGTGCTAATCCATTAATTAACTTGCCTCGTGATGAGGGTCAAGAGGCAATAGGTTTAGTGACATTCAGCATACCGGAAGCGGTAACTGAGGATATTGTAATTCCTGAGGAAACTGTAATTGTTGATTCAGAACTCGGATTAGAATTTGAAACAGATACTGAATGCACAATTATCGCAGGTGACACATCAAGTGAAGTGTATTGTACTTGTTTAACTGTGGGAACCGAAGGGAATATCCCTGCTAATACTTTAACAGTTCTTGATGATGAGAATGTTGATGAAAGTGTAACATGTACTAATCTTGAAGATTTTACGGGTGGAACTGATTATGAAGAGGACGATGTTTATCGTGAGAGATTATTAGGTTTCATTCGTCAGGACACTTTCGGCAGTCTTGGATATTATGAGAACCTTGCTGAGTCTGTTGATGGTGTGCATGATGTAAAACTCATTGATGATACAGATAACCAGGAACCGAAGTATACTAAAATCGTATTGGTGAATGGTAATGTAAAAGAAACTCCTGAGGACATACTTATGCAGGTTCTTGTGCAGTTCACTATGGCTGAGAATATTGTACTTGATCATAAATTTAGTGTTGATAAACCAACATATACGATGGTGAATTTAACTGTTAATCTTGATGTTGAAAACTTAATTGATAATAATCTTATTAAGGAATTATTAGGTTGTTATTTTGATGGTGGAACCACAAGTGATGGACTTGAATATACTGGTTTGTATATTGATGAGAGTTTAACTCGTAATGGTTTGTATTCAGCATTGCAGGATTTGAATTTTGTTGAAGGTGTGCAATGTTTTGTTACTGGTGATACTGATGAGATTACAACAGTTAGTCCGGCAGCTAATGGTGTTTTAAGGTTAGGTACTGTTTTAATTAATCAAAATATTGTAGGAGCATAGGGATATTATGTCTGATTTTGGTGAGGG includes the following:
- a CDS encoding baseplate J/gp47 family protein, with the protein product MPITDESFYNIVGNEISRTILVQQMIDYYNEKLEIGETKVTDFNEGSEIRNLLESIAVDLYTLMEDQYELSKIAFITTSYGEWLDLHGANPLINLPRDEGQEAIGLVTFSIPEAVTEDIVIPEETVIVDSELGLEFETDTECTIIAGDTSSEVYCTCLTVGTEGNIPANTLTVLDDENVDESVTCTNLEDFTGGTDYEEDDVYRERLLGFIRQDTFGSLGYYENLAESVDGVHDVKLIDDTDNQEPKYTKIVLVNGNVKETPEDILMQVLVQFTMAENIVLDHKFSVDKPTYTMVNLTVNLDVENLIDNNLIKELLGCYFDGGTTSDGLEYTGLYIDESLTRNGLYSALQDLNFVEGVQCFVTGDTDEITTVSPAANGVLRLGTVLINQNIVGA